AACTTAAAAATCCAATTTGGGCCTCTCTTGGCAATGGCCTTAATAGTATGCCTTCTCACCGGCGAACGTATTGTTTTTTGGTATATCAGAGTTGCGGGCGGATAGCCGCTTGACTTTTAGGCGAGGGTATCTTAAGTTAATACGATAACGAAATCCTAACCCATTCATCATTGTCATGGCCCGCCCGGAGAAAAAGCGGGTCGAAAGGTCAAGGAGTGATCATGCAGAGAGGCAAATGGTTTGTGGTTGTGGCGCTGCTGCTGGCGGTGGCCACGGTGTATGCAAGCACGGGCAGGGGTCCCATTCAGAACTATCCGGTACGAGGCGGATCCAACGATCCGGTCATCAATGTGCCGGTGGCTCCGGATCATGGCCCGGATCGCGATGTGCTGGATCTGATCGGCAACGATTATGTGGCGGGTTACACGTACTACGACTACCAGCATAACGGCACTTCAGGCAAGATGATCTACACGGATGCCAACGGTTTTGTGCACGTCGTGTGGATGCGCGGCCTGACGGCCATTCCCGAAGGTGCGCGTCACATCTACTACAACTTCTGGGATCCCGGCACGAGTGAGTTCTACTTCCGAGTAGGCGGCCAACCGTCGGGATCGCTGGTGAACTCGTCCAACCGCGGGGGCTACACGTGTCTGGCCGGTCTGCCCGATGGCTGGGTGTTCCCGGCGTTCCACGAAATCACCGGCGAGGATCAGAACGCCCACTGCGCGGCGTCTATTGACTTCCTTCCCGGTCTGGGCGCTTTCACCACGACCCAGCCCCGGCCGTGGATCTATGAAGGCGGTCACACGGTGGAGATCATCTGGCCGAAGATCGCCATCGGAATTGACAGCACCATCCACATGGTTTCTTGCGAGAATCCCTGGCAAGGTGAGGCCGGCGATCCGCAGCGGATCTATTACTCACGCGGTCGTCCCACCTGGGACAACGAGGGCGCGGGAGTTCAGATCGTGTGGGAAGTTCTGGACAACAACACCGCGTTTCGCGAGCTTGACACGGTGATGGTCATCGCTCCGCTGGTGGTCACGTCCAAAGTGTCGGATCGCGTGGCGATTCTGTGGTCGAAGAGCCGTGATGATCTAACCGAGATCGAACCCGGCCCGAGCCAGTGGAACAACGATCTATACTACATCGTGTCTGAGGATGGTGGCATCAACTGGACGCCGGAAGTCAATATCACGCAATTCGCCTATCCGGATTGGGATTGCGCATCGGGCGACACCGCCGTATGCGAACGTGACACTTTCCGTTTTTTCACCGATGTTACCGCGCTGTTCGATGGCAGCGACGTGCTTCACGCGTGTTTCACCACCCGTTGCTACTATGAGATGCAGGGTTTTTCCTATTATGCCCGGTCTCATATCTGGCACTGGGATGAAATCGTCCAGGAATTTTCGAACGTTGCCGATGGCTGGATTGACTTTGATTCGTCCGAGTGGATTGATCCGGGTGCCTGGCAGCTCTACATCCACCGTCCGAACCTGAGCATGGACTGGGAGACCGGCTACCTGTACTGCTCGTATCAGCGTTACGAACCGGATCAGACGTCGGAAGCCGGCTATCCGCAAGGCGATGCGTACATCACGTTTTCGCGGAACTGCGGTCGCTCGTGGGCCGAAGGCATCAACGTGACCGACACGGATGGCGGCATCAACGCGCCGCCCGATTCCAGCAAGTCCGAACGCGACATTACGATCCCCGAAAAGGTGACCTATGTCGGCGGCGTCGGCTACATTGACATGTTCTATATTTTCGATCGCGACGCCGGCGGGATTCCGCAGACTGAGGGAACGGCGACGAACAACCCGGCGAAGTTCCAGAGAATTCCGATAGACGAGTTGCCGTGGACGCTGCACAATCCCTATTTCCCGGCGATGCACGTGGACTCGACGGGTTTCCCGGGCAGCAACAGTCCGTTAGATCCGGAGGCGATTGCCGTATGCCCCCATGACGCAGTTGACGGCTTTAGTCACTCGCTTCGTCCCGAATCGTTCCGTCTCTATCAGAACTACCCGAATCCGTTCAATCCAGCCACCAACATTCAGTTTGACCTGGTGCGGGGTGCGCGCGTGACCTTGAAGGTGTACAATATCACGGGCCAAACGGTGGCCACGCTGTACGCCGGGCAGATGCTCAGCGCCGGCGTCCAGACGATATCGTTCAATGCGTCCGATCTGGCCAGCGGCGTGTACGTTTACCGCATCGAGGTGGACGGCGTGGTCGCGTCCAAGAAGATGGTGCTGATGAAATAATCGGGCCCTTCTTCGGCTTGATGGCTTTTCTTTCGGCCGAAGGGCCAGGTGTTGAGAATCGGCACCTGGCCCTTTGGGTAGGGAGGTATGCAATCCGCACAACTCCTCAGACATAAGACTAACCTTTTGGTGGAGAGCCGCAACTCCTCGTGTTTGCAGATCGAGTCAAAATCCGGGTAAAGAGTGGTGATGGAGGAAACGGCGTCGTCTCTTTCCGGAGGGAGGCGTTTGTCCCGCGGGGCGGGCCTGACGGAGGCAACGGCGGTTACGGCGGTTCGGTGATCCTCGAGGCGGATTCACAGCTTCATACGCTGCTGGATTTTCATCATCGCTCGCGATTCGCCGCCGAGCGGGGTCGCCACGGATCGGGAGGCAAGTGCAGCGGCCGGAATGGCGCCGACTGCGTGGTAAAAGCGCCGGTCGGCACCCGCGTGTACGAGGGCGAAACGCTGCTTGTGGATCTGATCGAGTCCGGGCAACGCGAGGTCGTTGCCGAAGGGGGG
This genomic stretch from bacterium harbors:
- a CDS encoding T9SS type A sorting domain-containing protein, translating into MQRGKWFVVVALLLAVATVYASTGRGPIQNYPVRGGSNDPVINVPVAPDHGPDRDVLDLIGNDYVAGYTYYDYQHNGTSGKMIYTDANGFVHVVWMRGLTAIPEGARHIYYNFWDPGTSEFYFRVGGQPSGSLVNSSNRGGYTCLAGLPDGWVFPAFHEITGEDQNAHCAASIDFLPGLGAFTTTQPRPWIYEGGHTVEIIWPKIAIGIDSTIHMVSCENPWQGEAGDPQRIYYSRGRPTWDNEGAGVQIVWEVLDNNTAFRELDTVMVIAPLVVTSKVSDRVAILWSKSRDDLTEIEPGPSQWNNDLYYIVSEDGGINWTPEVNITQFAYPDWDCASGDTAVCERDTFRFFTDVTALFDGSDVLHACFTTRCYYEMQGFSYYARSHIWHWDEIVQEFSNVADGWIDFDSSEWIDPGAWQLYIHRPNLSMDWETGYLYCSYQRYEPDQTSEAGYPQGDAYITFSRNCGRSWAEGINVTDTDGGINAPPDSSKSERDITIPEKVTYVGGVGYIDMFYIFDRDAGGIPQTEGTATNNPAKFQRIPIDELPWTLHNPYFPAMHVDSTGFPGSNSPLDPEAIAVCPHDAVDGFSHSLRPESFRLYQNYPNPFNPATNIQFDLVRGARVTLKVYNITGQTVATLYAGQMLSAGVQTISFNASDLASGVYVYRIEVDGVVASKKMVLMK